The proteins below come from a single Salinibacterium sp. NK8237 genomic window:
- a CDS encoding DUF817 domain-containing protein has protein sequence MARFTPLEQRIDEWAHRRLDRVRDGGPQHPHGSGRVQPQRLRTWAIEFTVFVLKQAWACVFGGALLAVLVLTRLWYPESAALARNDFLVLAALAIQVLMVVFKLETLRELRVIILFHIVGTVMEIFKTDAGSWTYEGDGVLHIFGVPLYSGFMYAAVGSYMVRVFRLFELRFDRYPRRWITAILATLIYVNFFSHHFIVDARWFLFAAIAVVWWRTVMHVRVSRARFRMPILVSFVLVAIFIWIAENVATWSNAWVYPNQSEGWELVSIAKLGSWLLLMIVSVVLVTWVEKPQPPEAIAENATAQS, from the coding sequence GTGGCCCGCTTCACACCGCTAGAGCAGCGGATTGATGAGTGGGCGCACCGGCGTCTTGACCGCGTTCGCGATGGCGGTCCGCAGCATCCGCACGGTAGTGGTCGGGTCCAACCACAGCGCCTCCGCACGTGGGCTATTGAGTTCACGGTGTTCGTGCTCAAGCAAGCCTGGGCCTGCGTGTTCGGGGGAGCACTACTCGCCGTTCTCGTGCTCACACGCCTCTGGTACCCAGAGTCGGCGGCTCTAGCCCGCAACGATTTTCTGGTGTTGGCTGCTCTCGCCATCCAAGTTCTCATGGTGGTCTTCAAGCTGGAGACACTGCGCGAACTGCGGGTGATCATCCTGTTCCACATTGTGGGAACGGTGATGGAGATTTTCAAAACGGATGCCGGATCGTGGACCTATGAGGGCGACGGCGTGCTGCATATCTTCGGCGTCCCGCTCTATAGCGGTTTCATGTATGCCGCAGTCGGTTCGTACATGGTGCGTGTGTTCCGGCTCTTCGAGCTTCGTTTTGATCGCTATCCGCGACGCTGGATCACGGCCATTCTGGCCACGCTGATCTACGTCAACTTTTTCAGCCATCACTTCATCGTCGATGCCCGGTGGTTCCTGTTTGCGGCGATCGCAGTGGTCTGGTGGCGAACGGTGATGCACGTCAGAGTCTCGCGGGCGCGGTTCCGGATGCCGATTCTGGTCTCGTTCGTGCTGGTCGCGATATTCATTTGGATTGCCGAGAATGTGGCAACGTGGTCGAACGCGTGGGTATATCCCAATCAGTCGGAGGGTTGGGAGTTAGTCTCGATCGCCAAGCTCGGTTCGTGGCTGCTGCTCATGATCGTCTCGGTGGTCTTGGTGACGTGGGTTGAGAAACCACAGCCGCCGGAAGCGATCGCTGAGAACGCCACCGCGCAGTCGTAA